Genomic DNA from Setaria italica strain Yugu1 chromosome V, Setaria_italica_v2.0, whole genome shotgun sequence:
CGGTTCTTCTCTGGCTCGAGGGAGAAGAATGAGGATAGAGATGAGAGGAAGGGAGCAGGGAGGGAAGACGAGGCCGGCGGCTTGGAGGATAAGGCTGGGCAACGACAGTTGGGCGCTGATTCAAAGCGAGAGGATGGCGGCAATGGAGCGAGTACGGCGCGAGGATATCTCTGCAGTGAGGAGCTCGGGGCAAGGCAGCGCTGGCACGGACGTCGGCAGCATGGGCGCGGTAGAGCAAGTGGGCGGGGAGGGTCGCATCGGTTCCCAGGGCCGTGCGACGATTGCCGCGGAAGCTGGCGCAGCGCAGCACAGCATCACCGGCTGGCCGATGGCCGCCGCGTGCTGCACGTTTCATGCAGGGAAGGATGGGAGCAGGTGAGTTCAAAGCACTGGTTGACCCATTCTTGACTCAAGTTTGACCTCAGTTTTGAACACTTAAACACCATCTTCTTAGATTCACAACATGCTTATGTTGAAATACATACCTTAGAGTACAACTTTCATATGGTATAAAAGTTGAGTGCTTAATAAAATTAACTTTTTATTGTTCTCCAAAAATGGTTAAAAGGAGCATCTCTATACTTAGGCAATTTCAACTCTAAGCAAGTTTCAAAGGTGAATTTCCTCTTTGGTCCACTACTCCATCATGGTCATGACACAAAATGGATTTATTTAGCATCTTCAACTATCTTTGAGCATACTATATAATTtcacatttattctttttaatattatttgaaaacaaaaaaatagcATGAACACTCCAAAATGCATCTTAAAACCACAAGTGATCAAATGATACTAAAACTTATGGAAGCCAAAATGCACATGTGAAATGCTAATGCTCATATTATGCATGTGATTAAGGTTAATTACAATTTAAACACCCGAGGTGTTACACATATATAGTCCAGTTGAGAAGTTTGCTAGCTGGAATCAGATTGTTTGGTGCAATTACAAACTACTTGCGGGCATAAGGACTTTAGATCTTCATAATTTATAAGGCTAAATGATTTATTGAACAATAAGCTAGAGTTTGTTCGAGTGGCAACACTAATTACAACTAGTAATTGAGCAAGATACCCTAAATATCACTGACAGTAGATCTCAAAATTACAACAATAATTCATTAAAAAATACACTAAATTTCACTACCAATCCACCAAAATAGTCAACATACAGTAGAACCAATAATTTCACTTGATTGAGAAGCTCATCCACTAGATTTTCTATTGATTGGAGCTTGGATCCTCCACCATCCGCTATCATGGTAATTAAGAAGTGGGGGAAACGAGCAGATTAGGTTTAGGGGGCAGAGAGCATACCTGGTGGTGAGAGTGACGTATGGTAGAGGCGAGGGTTCTGCACCTAGATGCGGAGAATGAGCCATTCAGCGGTGGCGTTGCTCGAATGCCTCGATGATCGGAGAAGATAAATTTGGCAACAACCTGCCGAAGAAATCGACAGCAAACAAAATCCTATTGCCGCCTCCTTGACGACTCGAGCGGAGCGAGCTGGCAACAACCTCCCAGAGAGATCGCCGGCAGAGAACCTCCGCGGTCGTCGACCCAAGCAGAGCATGTTGGCGGCAGCGAACCGCGTGGTTGCCTTCTTGACACCCCGAGCGAAGGAAGGTGAGCTTAAGATTGGAATGGAACGGGGAAATCAAATgaacgaaaaagaaaaagcctatCCGCCCGAGCCTGGAAGGTTGGACGGCGGACGGAACCTGCACTAATTTCAAACATCGGAAAGTAACTAGGAAATaatcttccggaagatggataggatttctgCTGGTGGGCCTCCTTGCAAAGCAGACTGCGACCATAATGGGCCAAGCTTATAGGTAGTCCTGGCCCATCATCCATGGCTCCAATTGTGTCTAGTGTGATTTTTGGTCCGGGCCTGGGAAGACAATTTAGACCGAGAACAATTTGGGGTTTTCTCTGCCTGGCCCGTGTGAGGAATAGTTAGCAAACCAACAGCGTGAATTGTCATCCTTTTCTTGACCACACGAAGCGTATTGAATAGGGGGGAATACAGCAAAACAGAAGTTTCAGGCCCATTATGATCGCGAAAATCCGGAGTTCCTGAATCCCTGATCTTTGAGGTTAACAAGCTAGATTTGTTGCGGCACCTAAAGCTCCAGCTAAAAGTGTACGCTGTCAGTAAGCGCCATTTCCCTCTTGTTTTCATTTTTCTCTACAGCTCCGATCCGAGACCGTACGCACGATTTCAAGCCTGCAAAACTCTTGGCTGTTGGCTCCATGCCGGGATGGATATCTTTGAACTGGCATGATGTTGCTGAATACTGTCGAGTGGCCCATCTTTTGTAGTTGCTTCAGGGGTTGAGTTTGCTCCCCCATTCCTGCTGAAAGAAAGCTTCATGCAACAACCGCCCataaaggtgcgcaggaggcCGATCTCTTCGCATTAAGAAGCAGCAGGCCTGCCATTAGGTGCCCCGGCCACAAAAGTATGGGTACCACGGCAGAACTGTCCATATCGGCAAtgtgatgctgctgctgctgctctcgcTTGAGATTATCCACCAAACTGGCTCGAAAAGGGGCTTTCCGCGCCTGTGTTAAGGCCTTAAGGGCAACAGTGCCGTACGTAACGTCGCCGTACCACTACCATCCAACGGCCAACCGCCGGTTGGAAATCCTTTACCATTAAGGAGGGCAGTGTCGACGTGTCGTGCTGGCTTTCCGCCACTTAACTGACTGATGGCATGGCGATACCATACCCTCGTTCTAGCCGTGCGTGTTGATCCGCCTGTCATGTCAGATCAGGACCTGCACGTCAGTAAGAGCCTCTTGGCAATTTTGCTGGGATGCAAGCTTGGGCAAATGTATAAGCTGGGAGGGTGCGTGTCTCTGGCTCTCTGCTGTCAATTTCAAGTCATGAAACGGTGGGTGAATGCATTTAACTGCATTCATGGGTGTGATTGAAAATGCACGGAGCAAGGGGGCATGCGTTGTTCCACCCTTACTGGTGTTGCCTCTTGAGTCCCTGACCCTGTCATGTGGAGTATAATGGGATTCTTACGGATCCCTGTCGTGGATGTCGTGCGTTCAGGTGTCAGCTGGGCGCTGGCCGCAGCTCCACATCTGTCGGTCTGGTTATGTTGCATTCTCAAACGAAAGGAGCAATGGGAGCCGGAGCTTCTGGAAAGACTACGAATTACTCTAGTACTACCACCACTGCTATGTTGTGCACATGAATGGCGCTAACAACTTGGAAGTAATGGAGATTATGCAATCCCCTTTTCTGCTAGGGGAAATAGTCCAAATCAGCCGTCCAGCATCGCTTGCCTGGAAGGCTGGAAGGTAACAATCTTTTTGCATTGTTTCTGTATGCAGATCTGCCTCGTCTACCATTTTCAATGGACCTTTTTTCCCCTTTAGTGGAGTAAATTATCAGAGTCTCTGTATAAAGAGATGCACCTAGCCGCTTCCGGTGGAGCATATACCGTGTCCGTGTATTCCCTCCAATCGTACGCGTGCACAGTACTAACATGCAATGCCTTTGGAATCTTCAGTTGCTCAGTTTCAGTTCCACTCACAGCAAGGGAAGGCACCAGGGTCCAGGGGTTCGTCATCCAGCACGACATGTAGTAGTAAACTCTGTCGCCGCTGTACCTTTCGGGAGGTCCGCTGTTGTTACGGTTGGCGGTTGTGCGACACAAATGGCTGCCGCCGAGAACCACACAGACAACGCCACCTCGATAGAAAGGATGGCCTCAGGCCTAGGCAGAAGAGAAGGAACCAAGCCACGCATGGGAAACTAGAAGAGAGTAGGAATGGAGATGGCTTcgatccctccctccctctttcaGGATTGGTTGCACACGGAGAAGTGAGATACGGCACCGAAGATGGGGATGCGAGAATGGCAAAGGAATTGACCCGAATTGATTGCAGTGTAGCTAGCATTCTGTTTTCGTACAGTTGCAAAGGCCCCGATTCAAATATTTGTAATCGTATAGGCCTGATTCGATAGCGATTCTTTTCTATCTtcgcccttgtttacttccctccaaactcctaactttgatactatgcaaaaagaagattccccatcacatcaaacttgcggtacatgcatggagtactaaatgtagacgaaattaaaactaattgcacagttttgttgtactttgcgagacgaatcttttgagcctaattagtcaatatttgaacaataattcacaaatacaaacgaaacgctacagtgtcgcatttatggcaaaatgccaattttgcaactcccaacttgggaagtaaacaaggccttcTTTGAGTAGAAGAAGTAGAAATGCAGTGGGACATTTTTGGAACAGTACCCGTGAGAGCAGCACTCGACCTGTACCCGACTGCACGGATGCTGAAAGCACCGACAAAGCCAAGTACGATTCACACGAGCCTACACCGATACTGATGATTGAAACCGAGGAAAAAGATACCAACAAGAATACTTTGGTCATGGCATTCCCATGTATACCAGCTCCCTTGTTTCGTGACCATGaactgaatgaatgaatgaaccGTGGTCCGGCGGCGGAAAGGTGGCGGATCGGATGCGGTGCACGTACGCTTGGAAGTTGGAAGTGAGTTCGTGCTCGTCCCCAGCCAACTCCCAACCAGAAGGGAGACGAACTGGCCCTGGCTCCCCAAGTTTCCACGCTCCATTACTTGTCCGCCGGCCTTCAGATCGTCCTGTTGTTACTTTGTTCCGCTCAAAGTCGCAACCGCGACCGATGTATCGCATCATCAGATCAGAGCACCCGTGCAGCTTACATGCCGCCCAGCACGGCGGCCGTCTCGCAGTAGTAAGTGCTTCGAACCATACGCTGATACCCTTGCAACCACCAGACAGAGACCGGAGTTATGGTCCTGGATCTGGTTCATGGATGGCTGCATTGTTCGTATACTACGCCATCGAAATAATGCGTTATCTCTCTCTACATGCTATCCTAccacacacactctctctcgaCGTAGCATACGTTCAATTCTTCGTATCTCTCGGGCCTCGGCTCAGGATGAACACGAAAGCAAAAGAGAGGCGTGGCCTTCGCTGTTCGCACAGAACTATCTTCTTTTCTGTCACGACGAATCCGGTTTCAGTTACTACGCTATTACTATTGTTCTTCACTTCTTCTTCAGGCCAGTTTGGCACAGGTCCATCTACCTTCGGCTCCTTCTAACGCATCACCGTTCATCTACGGTTCACCCGAgtcatttttttctctcttcttcctccctctcacaGCGGCCGCTGGAGGAGCCACAAGCACGAGCCGGAGCCCCAAGGAGCTTGGCCAAACTGGTCCTTTTAAGCGTAATTACCTCGGTCGGTCGACTGTGCCACGGGCCACGCCGACGGGCATTCAATGGCGCGAGGCACGCAGCCAGGCGGGGGGCGGTTGAGGGGCCGCCGCGATACAGttcccatgggccatggccacCCGCTCCCGTCGTGTTCTAGGCCTGCGTTCTCCGCGGTCGCCGTGCCTGAGCACGCGTCTCTCTGCCACACCACCACTGTGATGCGTGCTCCACTGATCTGAGACTTTGAGTGCTGAGCTGAGCAGGACCTGGTGGTTCAGTGGTAGCGCTCCATTACTGCGGCTGGCCGTGCCTCCGGCAGCAGCAAGTTATTGGTTCCTTTCGTGCCAATTAATTCCCCCAACGCCCGATCTACCTCCTGGTTCGGGTTATAAATATTGGGGATTGCCACCTGCAAGACCATCGTCTGCTCTGCATCGCTCTCCTTTACTCTGGGATCGGATCATCGGCTTCCTCATTGGTCAGTCTTCATCGTCCATGGACAGGCTCCTCGCCGGCCTGCTTGGCTTCCTATTGGTCAGTTCCTCACTACCACGCAGCTCGTCCTCTGTGCTTCTTCTCCCATCATTTCATTCACCCTTGCTAGGGAAGTCTTGATCCCTACAGTATTcatttagaagaaaaaaaaacatatactgCTGCGTGGGATTTTGCAGAATATTCACAAGAGGTTCAGTTTACATCAACTACTATGTTTGTTCAAACTTCAAACCATGAAAGGAATTTGTATGCTTGCATTCGAGCCATCCAGAAGACGATGTTTACATTCTTTTGATCCTAGTAGTAATCATACACGGTGAAGATCTCTGATGCCTAGAGGCCCTTGTGACTTGCATGCAGATTGCGTCAGTAGGAAGCCATGCAGCTCGTGCTCCGGATCAGTACTGGAAGACTGCGCTTCCGAACACTCCAGGTATAGTACTAAACAGCTGCGTACCCTCGGTACACGTACATACATATATAGGCTTGTCGACCTGACATACGTAATGCTTCTCTTCCCCTGCTTGTGCACAGCCGGCGGCACGACCGTGAACGTCGGCGGGGGCGGTGTCCATGTCGACGCTGGGCATGGCAAGCCCGGGGGCACGACCGTCGACGTAGGCaagggcggcgtcggcgtcaaCGTTAATCCTGGCAGCGGCAAGCCCGGTGGCACCACGGTCGGCGTTGGGAAGGGCGGTGTTGGCGTTAACGTCAACCCTGGCTACGGCAAACCCGGCGGGACCACGGTTGGCGTCGGGAAGGGTGGCGTCGGCGTTAATGTCAATCCCGGCAAGCCCAGTGGCACCACGGTCGGCGTTGGCAAGGGCGGAGTAGGCGTCAACGTCAATCCTGGCTACGGCAAGCCCGGTGGCACCACCGTCGGCGTCGGCAAGGGCGGAGTGGGCGTCAACGTCAGTCCTGGCAAGCCGGGTGGCACCACCGTTGGTGTTGGCAAAGGCGGCGTCGGTGTCGGCGTGAACCCCGGCTACGGCAAGCCGGGCGGCACCACGGTCGGCGTCGGGAAGGGCGGGGTTGGCGTCAACGTGAAGCCCCGCGGGAAGCCCGTCCACGTCAACGTCTCTCCTTTCCGGTACAACTACGCCGCAACGGAGACGCAGCTGCACGACGACCCCAGCGTCGCGCTCTTCTTCCAGGAGAAGGACCTCCACGCCGGCAAGAAGGTGACCGTCCAGTTCACCGGCACCGCGGGCGCCGGCACGAAGTTCCTCCCACGAAGCGAGGCCGAGGCCATCCCGTTCTCCTCCGAGAAGGTGCCCGAGATCCTGAGCCGCTTCTCGGTGAACCCGGACTCCGTCgaggcggcggagatggcgcAGACGCTGCGCGACTGCGAGGCGCCCGCGGCCAGGGGCGAGAAGAAGGCCTGCGCCACGTCGCACGAGTCCATGGTCGACTTCGCCACGTCCAGCCTCGGGACCAGCCACGTGAGGGCCGTCTCGACCGTCGTGGCGAAGCCGGGGTCGCCGAAGCAGGAGTACACCGTGGCCGGCGTGAAGcgcgccgccggcaccggcgacgacggccggcTCGTCGCCTGCCACGCGGAGCCCTACGCGTACGCCGTGTTCATGTGCCACCTGACGCGGCAGACGCGGGCGTACTCGGTGTCGATGGTCGGCAGGGACGGCACGGCCGTGGACGCCGTCGCGGTGTGCCACGCCGACACCTCCGGGTGGAACCCCAAGCACGTCGCGTTCCAGGTGCTCGACGTGAAGCCCGGCACCGTTCCGGTCTGTCACTTCCTGCCGCAGGACCACGTCGTCTGGACCCGCAGCGGCTGACCGCTGGATGGCCGCCGTTTGCTCCGGCCGCCAACGTTCGTGCTGCCTGATGGTTTCATTTACGTTTAGTACCTCTAGGCATACTGTCATATGGTATCATGAGTTTGCTTATGTTTTCAGTACTTGATACTTGTATGGATGGTGTTGCCAGCCAGTATCGATCACCTGCTAGATTCTGTTGTATAGTTCTAAATAAACAGACGTCTCTTTAGCGTTGCTGTTCTCAGCCTAAACAAACTTCTCTAGCAGACTAAACCTTCAATCTTAAAACTGAGCGGCCGATTAGGCATGAGCTACTCAGCCCATTCATGGCACAGAATGAAAGAAACTACAAGAGAATTGAAAAGTACAATGGAAGGAGGAGCCCAAAAGAAAACATAGTATAGAAATTGAAAAGAAACTACAATGGAAGGAGCAGAACAAGAGCAAAAAAGTACCGACCTGACTCCTTAGATAGATAGAGCTGAACGCGCGAATAATTGTGCACAAACTCTTTGATATGGGAGCCTGAGGTAATGCATGTCCTACACATCAATAACAAACAAGCATGAAGCAGACGGTTCAAAAGAGACCAGGATTGCGTCATGATGATTAAGTTGTTGAAACGAATCAATAAATAATCTATATGCTACGACTACTAGTGGAATTTCAGATTGGTCAttaaatagcaaaaaaaaaaaatgtttcagtATCTCAGAAAGGATGCTCCACAAGCTGAGTGCGCACAAAAATGGAATACCACGAATGCTGATGTCATTATACTGCTCGCACCAAATTTCAAATGAAATGGCCTTCCTGATAGGAGTAAGAGGGAAGTTGTTAGGTCATCCTCAGATCATCTCTTCTGTAATAATTTGTTTGTATTTATGTGCAGTTGTGCACATGTATGTTTTTACATTTTACACTCTCCTAATTTCAAACTCTCCTACTTTCATACCCAACAAATATTTGTGGAATTCTGATAGTATGTATTTTCTTGCCTGATTCAGAAGCATCACAACTATGACCATGTCTCAATGTTAAATCTACCAACCCTTTCTAGGTCCCTGAGCCATTTTGAGGCCTCCTCTTTTATGACCCCATGTTCTTTACAGATAATGTCCTCTAGTGCAGCTGTAACATCAGCAGGCATTTTTGTTGAAGAGCCGGCAATGTATACTGCAGCACCGGTGAGTAATAAGTTCCAGACTCTTGCACTTTGTTCCTTTATCTTATGTTGTACATAGACCTTTTGAGGCTGATCCCTGGAAAAAGCAACAAACAAACCACCACCTTTTTTCGAGGAAAGCACCCCCTCGTCCTGGGCATGAGTTAACCAGAAATCCTTGTATAGAAAATCATTATCTTGATTCCTACAACCAAAGAAGAATAGAACTGGGGCTGTTGGTTCTGCTGCAGTCTGCGCAGCCCTTTCCTCTACAAATGCACGGAATGGTGCGCATCCTGTTCCTGGTCCAATAAGCACAAGAGGAACCGATGGATGTGGAGGAGGCAGGGATCCTTGGTGTATCCAACACGGGATAAGATTGTCTGCAAATAATTGCAATGTGTGATAAGAGTTAATAGTTGTGTTTTGGTAGGTACAGTAGGAGCAAGAGCTGTCATGTCCAGGTAAATAACAGAACAAAGAAAAACAGAGCCAGGATATTAACTGCAAATAATTGACGCAGAGCGTACCTTTACTTGGATCAAGCCCAGCCAGCCAATTAGAGCAGAGCCCGCGCCGTGTTCTCCCGAATGGAGTAAGCCATGATACAATGCTAACAGTCAAGTGTATTTCATTCGGATGTGCCAATGGGGATGATGAGATGGAAAAAGCTCTTTTCTTCAATGGAGGTGTTAGTTGCACCAACCATTCAAAAGGCATTTGCACCGAAGGAAAATCGTTCAACACCTAAAAAAC
This window encodes:
- the LOC101767742 gene encoding uncharacterized protein LOC101767742 precursor — its product is MDRLLAGLLGFLLIASVGSHAARAPDQYWKTALPNTPAGGTTVNVGGGGVHVDAGHGKPGGTTVDVGKGGVGVNVNPGSGKPGGTTVGVGKGGVGVNVNPGYGKPGGTTVGVGKGGVGVNVNPGKPSGTTVGVGKGGVGVNVNPGYGKPGGTTVGVGKGGVGVNVSPGKPGGTTVGVGKGGVGVGVNPGYGKPGGTTVGVGKGGVGVNVKPRGKPVHVNVSPFRYNYAATETQLHDDPSVALFFQEKDLHAGKKVTVQFTGTAGAGTKFLPRSEAEAIPFSSEKVPEILSRFSVNPDSVEAAEMAQTLRDCEAPAARGEKKACATSHESMVDFATSSLGTSHVRAVSTVVAKPGSPKQEYTVAGVKRAAGTGDDGRLVACHAEPYAYAVFMCHLTRQTRAYSVSMVGRDGTAVDAVAVCHADTSGWNPKHVAFQVLDVKPGTVPVCHFLPQDHVVWTRSG